The Nitrospinota bacterium nucleotide sequence CGACCCCAGGGGAGACGGCTCCGGTGGACCCGGCTACCGCATTCGCGACGAGATAAACCCCCGCAAACACGACCGCGGGGTCCTCAGCATGGCCAAGACCCAAGCTCCTGACTCTGGCGGCTCGCAGTTCTTCATCACCCACAAGGCGACCCCCTGGCTCGACGGAAAACACACAGTCTTCGGGCGCGTGACCGAAGGGATGGAAGTGGTCGACGCCATCGAGCAGGGCGACAAAATCATATCGGTCAAGGTAACCTCCAAGCGCGACCATCCCTACGAGCCTGAAACCCTCCCGGAGT carries:
- a CDS encoding peptidylprolyl isomerase; translation: MVDMETEKGTISLELFEDDAPNTVANFVSLAEKGYYDGLTFHRVLKDFMIQGGDPRGDGSGGPGYRIRDEINPRKHDRGVLSMAKTQAPDSGGSQFFITHKATPWLDGKHTVFGRVTEGMEVVDAIEQGDKIISVKVTSKRDHPYEPETLPE